In a genomic window of Roseimicrobium gellanilyticum:
- a CDS encoding CehA/McbA family metallohydrolase yields the protein MSFAPLLNSSRPLARIIAALGVMAAAWFFAAESSHEMRILESKTLHLGRAGQYEWEIYKGLPVEAESLKWHFDSKPNETEYTLLLRQKDVKLAWPVLLNGKKLGTLTTAEPAQDAVFALAPGVLKEGENVLEITPPPNLDDIEVGPVRIIPQPVSEAIGGGVLRVAVTDAATGKELPCRLTITRADGTLAALRAQPANETAARTGVVYTQHGKADLTLPPGEYVLYASRGFEWGVAEAKLSVKAGGNPPVNLQLAREVPTDGWVAADSHIHTFTYARHGDATIEERMLTIAGEGIELAIATDHNHHVDYAPVASRMGISDRFTTAVGNEVTTKHGHFNAFPIAPGAPVVDHTKDDWSVLIPAMRATPGVKVITLNHPRDLHSGFVPLGGLQFSSETGKHRQAEALRNVDAMEVITSAAMQSDIHLLYRDWFALLNRGHRISAVGSSDSHDVSRFILGQGRTYVAVPDADPSRVDLEKVWQSYQQGRLLVSMGLLAQVRVDEKFTVGDLATGLGETVKVTAKVYGPSWAKADHVALYANGILFREQKITDDGKPGEKASVTWDIPRPKHDVHLVVIATGPGVTAPYWEIPRPYQPNSKTFNPRVIGSTNPVWLDADSDGKFQSAFSYAESLVKQHGTDAAKLKEALRGYDQSVITQVASLPTATVNP from the coding sequence ATGTCTTTTGCCCCTTTGTTGAATTCTTCACGTCCCCTTGCAAGAATCATTGCCGCTCTTGGTGTGATGGCTGCGGCGTGGTTCTTCGCCGCTGAATCTTCGCACGAGATGCGCATCCTGGAGTCAAAGACCTTGCACCTCGGTCGCGCGGGTCAGTATGAGTGGGAGATTTACAAGGGGCTGCCGGTGGAAGCCGAGTCGCTGAAATGGCACTTCGACTCAAAGCCCAACGAAACTGAATACACCCTCCTCCTCCGGCAGAAGGATGTGAAGCTTGCGTGGCCGGTTCTGTTGAACGGCAAGAAGCTTGGCACACTCACCACCGCGGAGCCCGCCCAGGACGCCGTCTTTGCCCTTGCTCCGGGAGTCCTCAAGGAGGGTGAGAATGTGCTGGAGATCACGCCTCCACCCAACCTCGACGATATCGAAGTAGGCCCGGTGAGAATCATTCCACAGCCGGTTTCGGAAGCCATTGGTGGTGGTGTCCTCCGTGTGGCTGTCACGGACGCAGCCACGGGAAAAGAGCTGCCCTGTCGGCTCACGATTACCCGTGCGGACGGCACCCTGGCGGCGTTGCGTGCGCAACCTGCGAATGAGACAGCAGCGCGCACTGGGGTGGTCTACACACAGCACGGCAAGGCTGATCTCACCTTGCCGCCGGGAGAGTACGTTCTGTATGCGAGTCGTGGCTTTGAGTGGGGCGTGGCAGAAGCAAAGTTGAGCGTGAAAGCCGGTGGGAATCCACCTGTGAATCTCCAACTCGCGCGTGAGGTGCCCACGGACGGATGGGTCGCCGCAGACAGCCACATCCACACGTTTACATACGCCAGGCATGGTGATGCGACGATTGAGGAACGCATGCTCACCATCGCGGGTGAAGGCATCGAGCTCGCTATTGCCACGGATCACAATCATCACGTGGACTACGCACCGGTCGCCTCTCGCATGGGCATCAGCGACCGCTTCACCACCGCGGTTGGAAACGAAGTCACCACGAAGCACGGTCACTTCAATGCTTTCCCCATCGCACCGGGCGCACCGGTGGTGGACCACACAAAAGATGACTGGTCCGTGCTCATCCCTGCGATGCGCGCCACACCCGGTGTAAAGGTGATCACCCTGAATCATCCGCGGGATCTCCATAGCGGGTTCGTCCCATTGGGGGGGCTGCAATTCTCGTCGGAAACAGGGAAGCACCGGCAGGCAGAAGCCTTGCGGAATGTCGACGCCATGGAGGTCATCACGTCCGCAGCCATGCAGTCGGATATCCACCTCCTGTACCGCGATTGGTTTGCGCTGCTGAATCGTGGTCATCGCATCAGCGCCGTGGGCTCCAGTGACAGCCACGACGTGAGCCGCTTCATCCTCGGGCAGGGGAGAACGTATGTCGCAGTGCCAGATGCGGACCCTTCCAGAGTGGACCTGGAGAAGGTGTGGCAGAGCTATCAGCAGGGACGTCTGCTCGTGAGCATGGGATTGCTCGCGCAGGTGCGTGTGGATGAAAAATTCACCGTCGGAGATCTCGCCACTGGCCTGGGCGAAACCGTGAAAGTGACCGCAAAGGTGTACGGCCCATCATGGGCAAAGGCTGATCACGTGGCGCTCTATGCCAATGGCATCCTTTTCCGCGAACAGAAGATCACCGATGACGGCAAGCCGGGAGAGAAAGCCAGCGTCACATGGGACATTCCCCGGCCGAAACACGATGTGCATCTCGTGGTCATCGCCACCGGCCCGGGAGTCACCGCCCCATATTGGGAGATTCCCCGCCCTTACCAGCCGAACAGCAAGACCTTCAACCCGCGTGTCATCGGCTCGACAAATCCCGTGTGGCTCGACGCAGACAGCGACGGAAAGTTCCAGTCAGCCTTCTCCTATGCAGAGTCCCTGGTGAAACAGCATGGAACTGACGCAGCGAAGCTTAAGGAGGCTCTGCGTGGTTATGATCAGAGTGTGATCACGCAGGTGGCGTCGCTCCCCACCGCAACGGTGAACCCCTGA
- a CDS encoding ankyrin repeat domain-containing protein, producing MSMMSRLRILPASLALMVFASPVLIFAQEPVSEKETTREPDELHELAGAGSVAATTGNIPLMKALLQAGLPVDSPLTLDPEGHASWTALHLCCIHNQPAMMKFLLKHGAHRDTRDAFGKRPIDSAMEKGNEVLCKLLAIPDEKDTMLDGIPRGVIEELFQGEFWNDPKLTTFVCVNGKDPGSTLMFLLGELGEKRVNFSLMEVVENQQPQYRHKQSKEPGRLVEIEITPQGEFGKGESVTSYHWSIRITTGRALSGGGIKGVISRRYGYWIISDQVGWDE from the coding sequence ATGTCGATGATGTCGCGCCTTCGCATTCTTCCCGCCTCACTCGCACTCATGGTCTTCGCGAGTCCGGTCCTGATTTTCGCCCAGGAACCGGTTTCGGAGAAGGAGACGACGCGGGAACCTGACGAGCTTCATGAGCTGGCTGGTGCAGGTTCGGTGGCTGCCACCACAGGCAACATCCCACTGATGAAAGCGCTGCTACAGGCTGGCCTGCCAGTGGATTCACCGCTCACGCTGGATCCGGAAGGGCACGCCAGCTGGACCGCGCTGCATCTCTGTTGCATCCACAACCAGCCGGCGATGATGAAATTTCTTCTCAAGCATGGCGCTCACCGAGATACACGGGATGCCTTCGGTAAACGACCGATTGATTCCGCCATGGAGAAGGGAAACGAAGTGTTGTGCAAGCTGCTGGCCATCCCGGATGAAAAAGATACGATGCTGGACGGCATCCCTCGAGGCGTCATTGAGGAACTCTTTCAGGGCGAATTCTGGAATGACCCCAAGCTGACGACATTCGTGTGCGTGAATGGCAAAGACCCCGGCTCCACCCTGATGTTCCTTCTGGGTGAGCTCGGGGAAAAGCGCGTCAACTTCTCCCTCATGGAGGTGGTAGAGAATCAGCAACCCCAATACCGCCACAAGCAATCGAAGGAACCCGGTCGGCTGGTCGAAATCGAGATCACACCTCAAGGTGAGTTTGGAAAGGGAGAATCGGTGACTTCCTACCACTGGAGCATTCGCATCACGACTGGAAGAGCGCTCTCCGGGGGAGGCATCAAGGGAGTGATCAGCCGCCGCTATGGCTACTGGATTATCAGCGACCAGGTGGGCTGGGACGAATAA